GCCATTAGAGGTCGGCAGTTTCTATACGGTTAGCAACTTAATAGAGCGTATGGCGGTCTACTCTTCTAATGCCGCTGAACACACTCTGCTCGATAATGTTAATCTTCCCATCCTCGAAGAGGTCTTTTCCGACCTCGGCTTGCCACCCCCCGACTCACAAAGTGACAACGGTTTTTATGCCATGTCACCTGCAAAGTATTCACTCGCACTCCGTGTCCTCTACGGCGCTTCCTACTTGAACCGGGAGATGTCGGAGGCAGCCCTCGCGCTTCTGTCCAGTGGCGCCTACGAAGATGGTATTCGGAAGGGTGTATCAGAAGATATGACTGTTGCCAATAAGTATGGCATTTTCTTTGAGAAGGAGACGGGCCCCTTTGAACTCCACGACTGCGGCATCGTCTATTATCCTGACCATCCCTATCTTTTGTGCGTCATGACAAAAGGAACTAATCTTTCGGCACTTTCCTCTGCTATTGCGGATATCGCAACAACGGCGTATACAGAACTTGATCAGTTCTACCAAAACGAGTAGCCGATTACAGAGAATCTTGACTCTCCATTCGAGACGCTCTATAGTTGCAGGAGTTTTGAAATGAAGCGGAGTCGGAGAAATGGCGAAGCGAAAAGATGTGGCGAAGGATGAGTCTCGCGTGGTGGTGTCAACCAGCTACTTCCTTTGTGCCAGTGATCACAAAGCACTTCGTGGATTTGCTTTTTGGGAAGAAAAGCCTGGTTACGAGGTGGCGCGTTCTTTCATTCAAAAAGGGCTTAAGAACGCCAAACGTCGGCGAGATTCTGTGGCTCGCTTGATTAGCGCCCAGCGCAGTGCCGAACGAAATCCGCAAGGCACATTAAATAGTGAGCGCGTGCGTAGTGTCCTGATTTCAAGAGAAGAATATGAGCAACTTCGCGATGAGGCACACGAGACGCACGTTACAATTTCGGAGCTCGTTCGTGCGTATGTGATACAAGGGCTGGAGGAAGCCCCGAAAGCGCGAAAGGCTTTTGAGCGGCGTCTCAAGAAACAGCGCAAGGCAGAAGTAGCAAAGTCACATGACAAGTTTGTGCGGCGAATTGTCCGCGCGGCGACTAAGGAATTCCCGTCATTCGGTGGCGGACAGACGAGCGATACGAACCCGATTGCTCGAGCAATGAGCGACAAGCCCCCCAAGTTTGCCGCAATGGTAGATATTGAATCAGTTGTCCGCTTCGTCTTTAAGCGAGCCGCCACTCAACTAGAAAGAGAGAAGCAGGGTGTTCGAGTTCGAAAGGTTTCGAGTAAGGCAGTTAGTCTGCAAGAGAAAAAGAGCGCGGGTGCATAAGCCCCGCGCTTTTAATTAGTGTATTAGTTGACAAAGCCCCCAAGTATTCTATAGTTGGAAAAGCTGTTTACGCTTTCTTGCGAGCGCCGGAGGAGAAATGGCACATCATTTCGACAAGCTGACCATTCGAACGGCAGGGATGCTACCGACAAGTGTGCCCAACATTCGTTTGTACGATATTACAAAAAACATAACAGGGGTAGTACTTGCTTCAAAGATTAAACACGGGATTGTGGTCGCTCAATCACTCCACACAACGGCAGGGCTTCTCGTAAATGAGAACGAAGATGGGTTGCTTCAGAACGACTTCCCAAATCTGTTAGTGTCTCTCTGCCCAGAAGGAACGTATACTCATGACCGCCCCGAGCGACTCGCCACACTAACCAATGAGCCCGTTAATGGTGTGTCGCACTTACGTGCCGCTCTCGGTCTTTTGCCATCAGTTACGCTTATCGTTAAGCATTCTGTGGTACAACTCGGGACATGGCAGGCGCTGCTCTTTGTCGATTGTGACCCTGTTCATCGAGAGGAACGTTTTGTCGATGTACTAGTTCTTGGTGAAGCGTAGACCCCTCCGCCAGTTGGCGGATGGGGTTTTTCTTTTGAAAAAGTGGATAACGCACGATTTATCGCGTGGTATACTTGAGTCAACATTACGACTAACGTTCTCGCACGTGCATGCCAGAGATAAGTATTAATTTTGTCGCGGTAGTAGTAGCTGCAGTCGTGTATATGGGGATAGGAATGCTTTGGTACGGGCCCTTATTTGGAAAAGAGTGGAGGCGACTCATAGGGTTCTCTGAAGCAGACATGAAGAAGATGACGATGACTCCAGTCCAGGCGATGGTCGGTGGTTTCATTGCCGCGCTCATCATGTCGTTCGTCCTCGCGCACGATGCGTATGTGTGGGGACTCTTCTTCGGGGCTTCTGTCGGATCGTATCTTTTTGCATTCCAGCTTGCTTTCTGGATCTGGCTTGGGTATATCGCAACGACGCAACTCGGAGCTGTCTTATGGGAAGGCCGACCATGGAAACTCTTTTGTCTTAATGCCGCGAACTCACTCGTCTCGCTTATCGCGATGGCGCTCGTCATCACTTTTCTCAAGTAACTCCTTCTGGTACACTCATAACCAGAACAAAGTAATGAGGAGCTGGCAGTTGGGAGCAAAACTCGTCGCTTCAGTGATCTTCATAATTGCGGCTCTGCTTGCCTATATCAACGGTTTGTTGGTCGGAACCCTCGTTTTCTCCGGTTTATGGGTCATTGTAGGCACTGGATCCTTAAGAGAGTCGCTGATCAAGGGGGACAAAAGACTTTTGCGCATGACGGCCTCCCAGAGCCTGAAAACTTTTGCCAGAGCGGCTTTTTATGGTCCGTTTGTGCACCAGAGGGTGATGGCAAAACTATAGATGTGCAGAATCCCAAAAGGCGCTTTATTTGCGCCTTTTTACATTAAAAAAACCGAGCTAATGCTCGGCTATTCTTCATCAATGTCTCTCAAGACCACGATAAACGGATACTGCTTTGAGCTAAAGGCGTACCCGCGGAGGATATCCTTCATACCGCGATACTCCTCTCTATACCCTAAGTTAAAAGAAATGCGATTTGCCAACCACCAGTATCGCCAACCTTCAACGGCGACAAACTCGCGGAATGCCTTTGGCTCGAAACGAACCAACTTGCAGTTGAAGACAGCGACGCCGGAGGAAGTAATGCACACTCGCGTGGGCCGCGTATCGATCCTAGAGACGAAAACCCACGGGGGAGTGATGTGCCACCCCGACCTCTCTTGCATCGCTACTGTACCGTCGACCACATTCCACGTGATACCCACCTGGTGGGGGTCGAGGTGATTCAGGAAAGCAAGGTAAAAACCAAAAAGCAAAGAGGCGACTACCGCGACAACACTTGCCGAAAACCTTATCACGGCGCTACGTCTTCAGCCTTAAGCTCTCGAAGGACGGTGAGGAATGGGTAGGTTTTGCTACTTCCATCGAATGCGTAGCTCTTCAGAATCTCACCCAATGCTGTAGCCCCAGTTCCTGTCGGAACAGTGGCGCCAGACCTGTAATCACGGCCATGCCAAGAGAGAAAGAGATCGAGCCCTTCAGGGTTGAACTTCACCAACTTGCAGTTCAGAACTCGAGCATTTGCGTTGATGCACACCTGCATAGGACGAAGGTCAATGGTCCCCACAATTACGAGAAATGGTGGGTTGATGACATACCCATTTCGTTCAATGCGCGAAATCTCACCGGTGCGGGCATCGTACTTGTAGCCGAGCTCGTAATTGTCGACGAAGTTAACCCAGCCAATGCGGAAGATGATTGCTCCTACGAAGGCAAGTGCGGCAATGAACCCAACAACAGTGAGTACGGCTCTTCCCCAACGAATCTGTGTTTTTTCGGGTGCCATTGGCAACCTCCGTGGTTTAGTGCCTTGCGTATTTTATAACACCGCCAATGTTTGTCAACAAGCACTTCGAGGGCTTTCGATATTGTTCACTACGTTGTTGATAAATCACAAAAAGGTTGAACCTCCGGGTAATTTATCCACACTTCGTGAAAGAGATTCTGGGTACTTGCGCGTCTTGTGATACAATAGTGACAACTGTTGTATTACCAGTTAGTTTTTTGCTTACATCTATGGATTTTCTTAAAAAAATGTTTGGTATGGGGAAGAAGGATGACGGTCAAATGCCGAAGGAGCCGCAAGTGAATCCCGACATGAATAGGGTTGATACAAGCATGGGGGGCGCGGAAAGCGCGAAGGCTTCGGGGCAACACGAACACAAGAGCGAGGACAAAAACGTGTGTGAGTTTTGCTAACCATTTTTCTTCACATCGAACCTGCTGTGCCTTCGGCACGGCAGGGCGCATGTGCAGAAAAATATGTTTCAACGCATCGTCTTTTTACTTGCGGTTTTTTTGCCATCTATCGCCCGTGCTCATGATGGGCACGAGCATAGTCCGATAGACTTGGCACAGTTTGGCGCAGTCATCGGCGCACTTTCTGGCGCGAGCCAACTAGTGCTTACCGGTGTTGCTTTCGGCCTACTGCTCCTCATCGCACTCGCTGTCACTGTGAAGAAGCCGCAAAGTGAGTTCGCAAAAGCTTTTCTCTTCTTCCTACTCTCTGCTATTACAATACTCAGTACATGGGTCCTGGTTGACCGAACATTAGATGATGTGCGCCTGTCCCCAACGGGAGGCCCCGTACATTGGCACGCAGATTTCAGAGTTTTTAATTGCGACGAAGAAATTGATTCACTCGATCCATCGGGGCTTTCTAATCGTATTGGTACATCCGAGGTTCACGAACACGGCGATCTTCGTATTCATATCGAAGGCATTATTAGTGCCTTTACGGAAGCATCGCTCGGTAACTTTTTTAACGTAATCGGGGGCGAGCTCACAAACGAACGGCTCGTTGTTCCGACGAACAACGGTCTAGTGGTAATGGAGAACGGGAGGATGTGTCCAGGTGGAAGACCGGGAACACTCCAGGCATTTTTGTGGAGCACGGATGTGAGCAAAAAGCCGTGGGTGGCCAGCGTACAAAAGCTGGGAAGCGATTTCCCGGATTATGTCATGACTCCCGAAGCGATAGTTCCGCCCGGCGACTGTGTCGTCTTTGAGTTTGTTCCTGAAAAAGAGAAGACCTTTCGCACATGTGAGCAATATGAAGCGGCAGAAAACAGGGGAGACCTCATCATTCTCTGGCCGGATCTAGGTGATGATATCCGCAATTAAGTACGCATATGCTTGAAGCACAACTACCAACCCTCTTAACGGTCATTACAACGGCGGCCATTGACTCCATTAACCCGTGCGCTATCGGTGTCTTAATCCTGATGGTGAGCGTCATTCTTGCCTCGGGAGGATCGAAGGGGCGGCTTTTGTGGTTAGGTTGTCTCTATATACTCTCCATCTTTGTTGTCTACCTTCTCGCCGGACTTGGTCTCGCCTACTTCTTCACCAAAGTTCCGTTGGTGCTGACACTCTATATTTCGATTGTCGTAGGCGCCTTCATCATTCTTGCCGGACTTCTTGAGGTTAAAGATTACTTTTGGTATGGGCGGTGGTTTTCGCTCGCTATCCCCGTGGCTTTTGCGAAAAAAATCCACGTCTACTCGGAACGCGCCACGATCCCAGGAGTCATTTTTCTCGGCGCCTTTGTCTCGGCGGTTGAGCTACCTTGTACCGGGGCGCCGTATCTCGCGATTATCACACTTCTTGCGCAGTACTTTGATTTCACTGCGTTCATGATGCTCGTGCTGTACAACATCATCTTCGTCGCGCCACTCATTATCCTCCTCCTTCTTGTTGCTGGGGGGATGCAAGTTCAGCGACTCAAGGCATGGAAACAAGGCGCGCGCGGTTACGTGCGCCTCCTTATAGGACTTCTCCTGGTTGCCTTGGGTTGGCTCTTGATTTTAATTGCAAACGGGTCGATTAATTTTGGGTAAAATAGTATGTATGGACCACACACACATTGTTAAACGACACGGACACGAGGAAGCTTACGATAACCACAAAGTATATGCCTCATGTTACGCGGCATGTGTTTCTGCGGCATGTCACAAAGAAGACGCGGAGCGCATTTGTGGGGAGGTAATGCAAGAGGTCGATACCTTTATTGACGACAAGGGTTCTGTCACCTCGGACGAGATTTTTAACGAAACAGCACGAGCGATGAGGGGGCGCCATGGAGAGGCCGCATTTTTGTACGAAACGCACCGGGACATTTCGTGAAAGTTCTAGTTTCTAAGCTTTCCATTGTGAGTAAATATTTAGGCGTTCTCATTTTTCTTGTCTTAGCAGTAGTATTTGCCCGGCATGTCTTTTTTGATGCTAATACATGTGGTGCGACACTTCCGACATTTGCGTCGTTAAGTCTGGGAGGGGCATTCTTTGATGTAGAAATAGCGGGTACGGCGGAAGAGCGCGCATGCGGGCTCTCCCGTCGTGCTTCTCTCCCAAAGGATCGGGCAATGCTCTTCATGTTTCCCGAAAGTGGCCTTCACGGGATATGGATGAAGGATATGCATTTTCCAATCGATATTCTCTGGCTAGATAAGGACCTCGTTGTTGTTGATTCTGCGCGAGATGTCTCCCCGGACTCATACCCAACCGTGTTTCATCCAAAGCGGGAAGCACGATATGTGCTTGAGCTTTCTGCTGGTGCCGCAGACGTCTTGCATCTCAAAGAGGGGGATAAGGTTACGATCCCCAACTAATACGTTTTTTGGCTTGCTTTTTCTATTTTGTATAGTATAATGTAAGTATCCCCTGTATTGGGTAGTTGCGCTCCGATGTAAATCGGAGTGAGGAAAGTCCGAACACGCCCCCGACGTAAGTCGGGGAGGACGGTAGCGGGTAACACCCGTCTGGAGTAATCCAAGGGATGCGAGCAGTGACGCCAAGGCCGAGAGGCCGAGGGCTCCTTAGGGAGTAATCCCGCCGAAAGGCGGGGGTGAAACGGCCAAATTCCTATCTGCGTGCAAGGCCGTGGTCACTTCTACCAACTGGCAGAAGTGACAGTGCCGCTTGAGGTCTTGAGCAATCAGGATCCTAGATAAATAGCTGCCGTCCCGATGTCATGTCGGGATACAGAATTCGGCTTATAGATACAGGGGAACATACATGAAAATCCCCCCGAGAAATCGGGGGGATTTTCTGTTTACCAGGGCTGTCTCTTGTGTCGTGTGCGTGTAGCGGTATAATTAGCATACGTGTCATTGATCTATGTTAGCTTCGCTGTAACGTAAGGCGATGTGTTAGATCAAAGGTTTTTTATTGGATAATTACGTGCATACCCTCCCGCGTTAACACACAACTCATTGCGGGACTTATTATGGAAATTCTTAAAAATTTTGTAGCCGATATTTCTGGTGAGCGGAGTAAGCAAGATGCCGGTACGTCCATCGATGCTCTTATCGCATGGGTCATCGTTGCTGGGTTCTTTCTTACCCCCCTTCTTTTCGTACCTTTTGAAAGTATCCCGCTCGAGTGGGGAAAGATGCTTTTTATCGCGGCAATCGCTCTAGCCACCCTCGTGCTTTGGGTTGTGGCGCGGCTCAAGGAAGGAGCGATCAGTATCCCTAAGAGCCCAATACTTCTCGCCGCTTTCGCAATAGTCGTCGTCTTCATTTTGGCGGCCCTCTTTTCTCCGGTCATGAGTGTCTCTCTTGGCGGGGTTGCGTATGAATTTGGCACGGCACTCTCCTTTGCCTTTCTCTTCGTGCTTCTTGTTCTTGTTTCCGCCCTATTCCGCAATGCCTACTGGGTTTCTCTTTCCTACTTCGCGCTTTTCCTCTCATTTCTCGTTGCCTTTGTCTATCATGCCTTGCGGTTAGTGGTCGGAGTTGATTTTCTAGATTTTGGAATTTTCACGTCAGAATCGATGAGTCTCTTAGGGAAGTGGAATGACTTTGGAATCTTTGCGGGTCTTGTAGCTCTTTTAACGCTCATGATTATTGAGCTTTCCTATCCCCAGGGTCGCATGCGGATTTTTGCCTACACTCTGCTTGGGGCGGCACTTATTGTTCTTGCTACCATCAACTTCTCTGTT
This portion of the Parcubacteria group bacterium genome encodes:
- a CDS encoding serine hydrolase, with the translated sequence MLQWKHITIIVLTFILGAALGYTLHRTFQTQERGFIVREGEYKFISPILACEIAQAGSFSELHSVESALERVIDKKIADREVGHLSVYLRLLNSGRWVGINEDEEYTPASLMKVLLMMAFLKEAELKPSALTQVLQFTDAKEPGQYGPDGRRVPPLEVGSFYTVSNLIERMAVYSSNAAEHTLLDNVNLPILEEVFSDLGLPPPDSQSDNGFYAMSPAKYSLALRVLYGASYLNREMSEAALALLSSGAYEDGIRKGVSEDMTVANKYGIFFEKETGPFELHDCGIVYYPDHPYLLCVMTKGTNLSALSSAIADIATTAYTELDQFYQNE
- a CDS encoding YjbQ family protein — encoded protein: MAHHFDKLTIRTAGMLPTSVPNIRLYDITKNITGVVLASKIKHGIVVAQSLHTTAGLLVNENEDGLLQNDFPNLLVSLCPEGTYTHDRPERLATLTNEPVNGVSHLRAALGLLPSVTLIVKHSVVQLGTWQALLFVDCDPVHREERFVDVLVLGEA
- a CDS encoding DUF1761 domain-containing protein, which encodes MPEISINFVAVVVAAVVYMGIGMLWYGPLFGKEWRRLIGFSEADMKKMTMTPVQAMVGGFIAALIMSFVLAHDAYVWGLFFGASVGSYLFAFQLAFWIWLGYIATTQLGAVLWEGRPWKLFCLNAANSLVSLIAMALVITFLK
- a CDS encoding DUF192 domain-containing protein, with the translated sequence MSKYLGVLIFLVLAVVFARHVFFDANTCGATLPTFASLSLGGAFFDVEIAGTAEERACGLSRRASLPKDRAMLFMFPESGLHGIWMKDMHFPIDILWLDKDLVVVDSARDVSPDSYPTVFHPKREARYVLELSAGAADVLHLKEGDKVTIPN